The following are encoded together in the Nocardioides thalensis genome:
- the lepA gene encoding translation elongation factor 4, which translates to MPPTAASAPKPGHTDPAIIRNFCIIAHIDHGKSTLADRMLQLTGVLSERDAKAQYLDRMDIERERGITIKSQAVRMPWTVADGNAEGAEPGTYVLNMIDTPGHVDFTYEVSRSLQACEAAILLVDAAQGIEAQTLANLYLAMGADLHIIPVLNKIDLPSANVDKYALELANLVGCEPEDVLLTSAKTGVGVEALLNEIVKQTPPPVGDADAPARALIFDSVYDTYRGVVTYVRVVDGKLTHRDRIKMMSTGAVHEMLEVGVISPEPVKAGELGVGETGYLITGVKDVRQSRVGDTVTSQHHGASEPLGGYAHPNPMVYAGLYPIDGDQYPELRDALEKLQLNDASLTYEPETSGALGFGFRCGFLGLLHMEITRERLEREFNLDLISTAPNVVYEVVMEDGSELTVTNPSEYPDGKIAEVREPVVSATILAPADYIGTIMELCQQKRGTLLGMDYLSEDRVEMRYTLPMGEIAFDFFDQLKSKTKGYASLNYERSGEQTADLVKVDILLQGEPVDAFSAIVHREAAYGYGVMMAGKLKELIPRQQFEVPIQAAIGARVIARENIRAIRKDVLAKCYGGDITRKRKLLEKQKEGKKRMKMVGRVEVPQEAFVAALSTTGPGGDKPKK; encoded by the coding sequence ATGCCGCCGACTGCCGCCAGTGCCCCGAAGCCGGGCCACACCGACCCCGCGATCATCCGCAACTTCTGCATCATCGCGCACATCGACCACGGCAAGTCGACGCTCGCCGACCGGATGCTCCAGCTGACCGGGGTGCTGAGCGAGCGCGACGCGAAGGCGCAGTACCTCGACCGGATGGACATCGAGCGCGAGCGCGGCATCACGATCAAGAGCCAGGCCGTGCGGATGCCGTGGACGGTCGCCGACGGCAACGCCGAGGGCGCCGAGCCGGGCACCTACGTGCTCAACATGATCGACACCCCGGGCCACGTGGACTTCACCTACGAGGTGTCCCGGAGCCTCCAGGCGTGCGAGGCCGCGATCCTCCTGGTCGACGCGGCACAGGGCATCGAGGCGCAGACGCTCGCCAACCTCTACCTGGCGATGGGTGCCGACCTGCACATCATCCCGGTGCTCAACAAGATCGACCTGCCGTCCGCCAACGTCGACAAGTACGCCCTCGAGCTGGCCAACCTCGTCGGCTGCGAGCCCGAGGACGTGCTGCTCACCTCGGCGAAGACCGGCGTGGGGGTCGAGGCGCTGCTCAACGAGATCGTCAAGCAGACGCCGCCACCCGTCGGCGACGCGGACGCGCCCGCCCGCGCGCTGATCTTCGACTCCGTCTACGACACCTACCGCGGCGTGGTGACCTACGTCCGGGTCGTCGACGGCAAGCTGACCCACCGCGACCGCATCAAGATGATGTCGACCGGCGCGGTGCACGAGATGCTCGAGGTCGGCGTCATCAGCCCTGAGCCGGTCAAGGCCGGCGAGCTCGGTGTCGGCGAGACGGGCTACCTGATCACCGGCGTGAAGGACGTCCGCCAGTCGCGGGTCGGTGACACCGTCACCAGCCAGCACCACGGCGCGAGCGAGCCGCTCGGCGGCTACGCCCACCCCAACCCGATGGTCTACGCCGGGCTCTACCCGATCGACGGCGACCAGTACCCCGAGCTCCGTGACGCGCTCGAGAAGCTCCAGCTCAACGACGCCTCGCTGACCTACGAGCCGGAGACCTCGGGAGCGCTGGGCTTCGGCTTCCGCTGCGGCTTCCTCGGGCTGCTCCACATGGAGATCACCCGCGAGCGGCTCGAGCGCGAGTTCAACCTCGACCTGATCTCGACCGCGCCCAACGTGGTCTACGAGGTGGTCATGGAGGACGGGTCCGAGCTCACGGTGACCAACCCGAGCGAGTATCCCGACGGCAAGATCGCCGAGGTGCGCGAGCCGGTCGTGAGCGCGACGATCCTCGCGCCGGCCGACTACATCGGCACGATCATGGAGCTGTGCCAGCAGAAGCGCGGCACCCTCCTGGGCATGGACTACCTGTCCGAGGACCGGGTCGAGATGCGCTACACGCTGCCGATGGGCGAGATCGCGTTCGACTTCTTCGACCAGCTGAAGTCGAAGACGAAGGGCTACGCCTCCCTCAACTACGAGCGGTCCGGCGAGCAGACGGCCGACCTGGTGAAGGTCGACATCCTGCTCCAGGGCGAGCCCGTCGACGCGTTCTCGGCGATCGTGCACCGCGAGGCGGCCTACGGCTACGGCGTGATGATGGCCGGCAAGCTCAAGGAGCTCATCCCGCGGCAGCAGTTCGAAGTCCCGATCCAGGCCGCGATCGGAGCCCGCGTGATCGCCCGCGAGAACATCCGCGCGATCCGCAAGGACGTGCTCGCCAAGTGCTACGGCGGTGACATCACCCGCAAGCGGAAGCTGCTGGAGAAGCAGAAGGAGGGAAAGAAGCGGATGAAGATGGTCGGCCGCGTCGAGGTCCCCCAGGAGGCGTTCGTCGCCGCGCTCTCCACCACCGGCCCCGGCGGGGACAAGCCGAAGAAGTGA